In the genome of Pseudomonadota bacterium, the window TGCGAATGACCTTGCCCTCGGTGACGTAGCAGCCCGCGATGGTGCCGATCTTGGAGAAGGTGAAGATCTCGCGCACCTCGACGCGTCCGAGCGCCACCTCTTCGAACTCGGGAGCCAGCATGCCCTTGAGCGCTGCCTGGATGTCCTCGATGAGATGGTAGATCACGCGATAGCTGCGAATGTCTACGCCTTCCTGTTCGGCCAGCTTCTTGACATTCGGGTCCGGGCGGACGTTGAACCCGATGACAATGGCGCTCGACGCCGTCGCCAGAAGGATGTCGGACTCCGTGATGGTCCCCACGCCGCCGTGAACCACATTCACCTTGACCTCGTCGGTGGTGAGGCGCAGGAGTGAGTGCTTGAGCGCCTCGACCGAGCCCTGGTTATCTGCCTTCACGATGAGGTTGAGGTCCTTGACCTCGCCCGCCTGCATCCGGTTGAACAGGTCGTCGAGGCTGGTGCGCGGCATTGCAGACGCACTGCCCTTCTCACGCACGCGCAGCTCACGCTGCTCTGCGATGTTCTGGGCCATCTTCGCGTCATCGACGACCTGAAGGAGGTCACCTGAGGCGGGCACGGTGTTGAGGCCGATGATCTCGGCCGCCATGCCCGGAGAGACCTTGCCGATGCGCTTCTGATGGTCGTTGATCAGGGCGCGGACCTTGCCCCAGGCCGGGCCGACGACCACCGCGTCATTGACCTTCAGCGTGCCGGTCTGCACCAGCACCGTGGCCACCGGGCCGAGACCCTTGTCGATCTTGGCCTCGATGATGATGCCCTGGGCCTTGCGGAGCGGGTTGGCCTTCAGCTCTGCCATCTCGGTGACGAGCAGGATCATCTCGAGGAGATCATCGATGCCGGTCTTCTGCTTGGCCGAGATGGGCTGGCAGATGGTTGTGCCACCCCAGTCTTCTGGCACGAGCTCGTGCTCGGTGAGCTGCTGCTTCACGCGGTCGACATTTGCATTCGGCTTGTCGATCTTGTTGATCGCCACCACGATGGGCACCTTGGCCGCCTTCGCGTGGTTGATGGCTTCGATGGTCTGCGGCATGATGCCGTCGTCAGCCGCCACCACCAGCACCGCGACGTCGGTGACCTTCGCGCCACGGGCACGCATGGCGGTGAACGCTTCGTGACCCGGCGTATCGATGAAGGTGATGAAACGGCCGTTGTGGTCGACCGAGTAGGCACCGATGCTCTGCGTGATGCCGCCCGCCTCGCCTGCCGTGACGTTGGTGTTGCGAATGGCGTCGAGCAGCGAGGTCTTGCCGTGGTCGACGTGACCGAGCACCGTGACCACGGGAGGGCGCGTGACGAGGTCTTCCTCCTTCTCGCTCTCCTGGGTGACCTCTTCGTGCTCCTCGGTGAGGACTGCGTTGAAGCCGTGCGACACGGCGATCTGCTGGGCCTTGTCGAACGTGATGGTCTGGTTGATGGTCACCAGAAGCCCTTGACTCATGAGCGTCTTGATGATCTCGGTCGGAGAGATGCCGAGCTTGCCGGCAAGCTCCATG includes:
- a CDS encoding translation initiation factor IF-2, with the protein product PPRPMRGPAVRPTITPGAPPPMQSPHQPRPLPYGQRPGAFGRQQGGRPGGGRFGDRQQHKGGRKGYGAPAPVAVAPTVELKDLEIPDHISVMELAGKLGISPTEIIKTLMSQGLLVTINQTITFDKAQQIAVSHGFNAVLTEEHEEVTQESEKEEDLVTRPPVVTVLGHVDHGKTSLLDAIRNTNVTAGEAGGITQSIGAYSVDHNGRFITFIDTPGHEAFTAMRARGAKVTDVAVLVVAADDGIMPQTIEAINHAKAAKVPIVVAINKIDKPNANVDRVKQQLTEHELVPEDWGGTTICQPISAKQKTGIDDLLEMILLVTEMAELKANPLRKAQGIIIEAKIDKGLGPVATVLVQTGTLKVNDAVVVGPAWGKVRALINDHQKRIGKVSPGMAAEIIGLNTVPASGDLLQVVDDAKMAQNIAEQRELRVREKGSASAMPRTSLDDLFNRMQAGEVKDLNLIVKADNQGSVEALKHSLLRLTTDEVKVNVVHGGVGTITESDILLATASSAIVIGFNVRPDPNVKKLAEQEGVDIRSYRVIYHLIEDIQAALKGMLAPEFEEVALGRVEVREIFTFSKIGTIAGCYVTEGKVIRNCDVRVLRDGVVAFEGKIDSLKRFKDDAKEVAAGYECGISIERFPNFQKGDIIEAYKMEEKARD